A single window of Periplaneta americana isolate PAMFEO1 chromosome 14, P.americana_PAMFEO1_priV1, whole genome shotgun sequence DNA harbors:
- the LOC138713721 gene encoding leucine-rich repeat and transmembrane domain-containing protein 1-like, translating into MNFLPRRIATLLLLLLLRNVSSCPAGCTCENAEIVCRSAALTSIPSDLQEDAVVLDLSFNNISMVSNNDLDEVPRLRELSLSDNDIERLEPEAFIRLEGLETIDLHNNKLEHLHRGLFQTNTNLTNLDLSNNNIEELKLDFTFNTELKILNLSRNMLTFDSLSDLSALSSLEILDISNNKIEILDEAIFIEMSSLSLLDMSGNPLDYDCHLRTVWALCSSSNITCLTDDEQSWRMVENLDCETEEPEALALTEELLEVNETNVEASEVEGSGSGMEPTETGSPEDGSPEPTDEKTDSEAGDTSGEEDWTMIGIIAGSVCGVIVVIVVAVFFICRRIKANEENSGNLSRTNSIGYINQTDQFNSSYHNSRNGNNKPPTHYDNVIPSESNRNILQFQVGDNIAAEVVRVPSFKTRGVSTPLNLPTEVSPEETGLIIQNPQYKANSLSRSSPMSTYEQNTTVRAGSLKKYRSAREAPTTNSRFIVPEVRNVPSIKRK; encoded by the coding sequence ATGAACTTCTTGCCGAGACGCATCGCAacgctgctgctactgctgctcctgcgGAACGTGTCTTCGTGTCCGGCTGGCTGCACGTGCGAGAATGCAGAGATCGTGTGTCGGAGCGCAGCCCTCACTTCAATACCCAGTGACCTGCAAGAAGACGCAGTAGTCCTCGACCTGTCCTTCAACAACATATCGATGGTGAGCAACAACGACCTCGACGAAGTACCACGCTTGAGAGAGCTTTCGTTGAGTGACAACGACATTGAAAGACTCGAACCTGAGGCATTCATCAGACTGGAGGGGCTAGAGACTATAGACTTGCATAACAATAAACTTGAACATCTACACCGAGGTCTTTTCCAGACTAATACCAACCTCACAAATTTAGACCTGAGTAATAACAACATTGAGGAACTTAAACTTGATTTTACCTTCAATACAGAATTAAAAATCCTAAATCTAAGTAGAAACATGCTAACTTTCGACAGTTTATCAGATCTATCAGCCCTTAGCTCTCTGGAAATATTAGACATATCGAATAACAAAATAGAAATCTTGGATGAAGCCATATTTATTGAAATGTCGAGTTTATCGCTTCTGGATATGTCCGGAAACCCTCTGGATTACGATTGTCATCTGAGGACTGTCTGGGCTCTATGCTCCAGCAGCAATATCACCTGCCTCACCGACGACGAGCAGTCTTGGAGGATGGTCGAGAATTTAGACTGTGAGACTGAGGAACCGGAAGCTCTGGCGCTGACAGAAGAATTGTTAGAGGTAAACGAAACCAACGTCGAAGCCAGTGAGGTGGAGGGAAGCGGTAGCGGCATGGAACCGACGGAAACTGGCAGTCCTGAAGACGGCAGTCCCGAACCGACTGATGAGAAAACAGACTCCGAAGCGGGTGACACCTCAGGCGAAGAGGACTGGACGATGATTGGAATTATAGCGGGTTCAGTGTGTGGTGTGATCGTGGTGATTGTAGTGGCAGTGTTTTTTATTTGTCGCCGAATAAAAGCCAATGAAGAAAACTCCGGAAATCTCTCGAGAACAAATTCCATAGGCTACATCAATCAAACTGATCAGTTTAACAGCAGTTATCACAATTCAAGGAACGGTAACAACAAACCTCCCACTCATTACGATAATGTTATACCATCTGAATCAAATAGAAACATCCTTCAGTTTCAAGTTGGTGATAATATTGCAGCAGAAGTGGTGCGTGTGCCAAGTTTCAAAACTCGTGGTGTATCAACTCCGTTGAATCTTCCAACGGAGGTTTCTCCTGAGGAAACGGGTCTCATTATTCAAAACCCACAATATAAAGCGAATTCTCTATCGCGTTCGAGTCCTATGTCTACTTATGAACAGAACACAACAGTAAGAGCTGGGAGTTTGAAGAAGTATAGAAGTGCCAGGGAAGCGCCGACGACGAATTCTCGGTTTATAGTGCCGGAAGTGCGGAATGTTCCGAGTATAAAACGGAAGTAA